In the bacterium genome, one interval contains:
- a CDS encoding PKD domain-containing protein, with translation MAGTLKLVFSGTESREMGKGALGRLAQTDQRPAKGCLVRREMRLSPWFLFFLPFLFLFLPQHCLGASFTLAWDPNQEPDLAGYKLYYGTSSRSYSQNVNVGNVTLYNLAGLQAGVTYYFAVTAYDTEGNESDYSNEVSARENLPPQASASSSVTSGQAPLIVNFQGSGADQDGTIVSYSWDFGDGSTSSLQNPSHTFMSAGNFTARLTVTDNDGATATASVQITVTPANQPPTVNVTAAPSSGHVPLTVSFVGSGSDPDGTIVEYSWVFGDGTGSNQQSTSHTYTNPGTYTATLTVRDDAGATASKSVQITVSPPNQPPSLTAEASPLRGAPPLTVSFTAVATDPDGEIVSVLWDFGDGTTATQLNAQHTYSSEGTFTAVLQVRDDDGAMQSKSFTIRVNAAPSPPKGLKLSKK, from the coding sequence ATGGCTGGGACCTTGAAACTGGTTTTTTCAGGAACAGAAAGCAGGGAAATGGGAAAGGGGGCCCTTGGCAGGCTTGCTCAGACAGACCAAAGGCCAGCCAAAGGGTGTCTTGTCAGAAGAGAAATGAGGCTCTCGCCCTGGTTTTTGTTTTTCTTGCCTTTTCTTTTCCTTTTCTTGCCCCAACACTGCCTGGGGGCATCCTTCACCTTGGCCTGGGATCCCAATCAGGAGCCAGACCTGGCCGGATACAAACTCTACTATGGCACTTCCTCCAGAAGCTATTCACAGAATGTGAATGTGGGTAACGTGACCCTCTACAACCTGGCCGGCCTTCAGGCTGGGGTCACCTATTATTTTGCCGTGACCGCTTATGACACAGAGGGTAATGAAAGCGACTATTCCAATGAGGTGAGCGCCAGGGAGAATCTCCCGCCGCAAGCCTCGGCTTCCTCCTCTGTGACTTCAGGACAGGCACCTCTGATTGTGAACTTCCAGGGAAGCGGGGCTGACCAGGATGGCACCATAGTTTCTTATTCCTGGGATTTTGGTGATGGCTCCACATCCAGCCTTCAGAACCCATCCCACACCTTCATGTCCGCAGGTAATTTCACGGCCCGCCTGACAGTCACAGACAATGACGGAGCAACGGCCACAGCCTCTGTGCAGATCACGGTCACCCCCGCCAACCAACCTCCTACTGTGAATGTTACGGCCGCTCCATCCTCGGGCCACGTCCCCCTGACCGTGTCCTTCGTGGGCTCGGGCAGTGACCCTGACGGTACCATCGTGGAATATTCCTGGGTCTTTGGTGATGGAACTGGCTCAAACCAGCAAAGTACTTCTCACACCTACACCAATCCGGGAACCTATACAGCCACACTCACAGTAAGGGATGATGCTGGCGCCACGGCCTCCAAATCTGTTCAGATCACGGTCTCACCCCCCAATCAGCCCCCGAGCCTTACGGCCGAGGCCTCACCCCTAAGAGGTGCTCCACCTCTTACGGTCTCCTTCACGGCCGTTGCCACAGACCCAGACGGCGAGATAGTATCTGTGCTTTGGGACTTTGGGGACGGCACAACGGCCACCCAGCTAAACGCACAGCACACGTACAGTTCCGAAGGAACCTTTACGGCAGTGCTTCAGGTAAGAGATGATGACGGAGCCATGCAGTCCAAGAGCTTCACGATTCGTGTGAACGCTGCTCCATCTCCCCCCAAGGGGCTCAAGTTGAGTAAAAAATAG
- a CDS encoding 2-oxoacid:acceptor oxidoreductase family protein: protein MLLAGVGGQGILFVTGLLAHVALAKGWAVCACETHGMAQRGGSVVSHLRMGKKEAGPLIRKGKADLLLGLNEDEGLRYLAYLKRGGFLVLEQGKNKLGLPSLARYLNSMDIKAASVPALSVAGKSGFLLGANLVLVGAACALGWLPFSAPELERGLQALSRESLLEQNLGSLRLGLNIFREEAGLQPSPADGNRKRADGPGNRKGLLSV, encoded by the coding sequence GTGCTTCTTGCAGGTGTGGGGGGACAGGGCATCCTTTTTGTGACCGGACTCTTGGCTCACGTGGCCCTGGCTAAGGGCTGGGCTGTTTGTGCCTGCGAGACCCACGGCATGGCCCAGAGGGGAGGCTCTGTGGTATCCCACCTGAGGATGGGCAAGAAAGAGGCGGGGCCCCTTATCAGAAAGGGCAAGGCGGATTTGCTTCTGGGTCTTAACGAGGATGAGGGTCTTAGGTACCTGGCCTACCTCAAAAGAGGAGGGTTCCTGGTTCTGGAACAGGGCAAAAACAAGCTTGGACTGCCCAGCCTGGCAAGGTACCTCAACTCCATGGACATCAAAGCAGCCTCTGTGCCGGCTCTTTCTGTGGCAGGCAAAAGTGGTTTCTTGCTGGGGGCCAACCTGGTGCTGGTGGGAGCGGCCTGTGCCCTGGGCTGGCTTCCTTTTTCGGCTCCGGAGCTTGAAAGAGGGCTTCAGGCCCTCTCCAGGGAATCCCTCCTGGAGCAAAACTTGGGAAGTCTAAGGCTTGGGCTGAACATTTTCCGGGAAGAGGCCGGCTTGCAGCCATCCCCTGCGGATGGAAATAGAAAAAGAGCAGATGGCCCAGGCAACAGGAAAGGCTTACTTTCCGTTTAG
- a CDS encoding Ser-Thr-rich GPI-anchored membrane family protein — translation MANSLISKLNEPSRQDSQPRVNYFLVNVGTILNKGRFRKLLCLLGQMMTLAWALPAMGESFKFQWDRSPEPQVAGYVLYWGSESRQYGAHLVLGTDVCQGNSCSAELDLEQGHWYVAVTAFDQHGNESDFSQELHVISEASEPTLIYPNGNITWIKGCVYDILWKNFPDSKVTLELLKDGVPVKKIAKGTNNDGVFSWVVSKKLQPAEGYKVRVSGKNVSDSSEEELRIIAPTVISPAKGALMEKSAPQNIVWDPESFCGPEVDILLLKGNKTVMSIASMAPNTGTYQWEIPSELKPSPRYRIKIESVSNKGCFGYSEGYFSTQ, via the coding sequence ATGGCTAACAGTTTGATATCAAAGCTTAATGAGCCCTCAAGACAGGATAGCCAGCCCAGAGTCAATTACTTTTTGGTAAATGTAGGAACAATTTTGAACAAGGGCAGGTTTAGGAAGCTTCTGTGCCTATTGGGTCAGATGATGACACTGGCATGGGCTTTGCCGGCCATGGGGGAAAGCTTTAAGTTTCAGTGGGATCGAAGCCCTGAGCCCCAGGTGGCAGGTTATGTTCTTTACTGGGGTTCTGAATCCCGTCAGTACGGGGCTCATCTGGTGCTTGGGACGGATGTGTGCCAGGGGAATTCCTGCTCAGCGGAGCTGGATCTGGAGCAGGGACATTGGTACGTGGCTGTGACCGCCTTTGACCAGCATGGGAACGAAAGCGACTTTAGCCAGGAACTCCATGTGATCTCCGAGGCTTCGGAGCCCACCCTCATATATCCCAATGGAAACATCACATGGATAAAAGGATGTGTGTACGACATCCTCTGGAAGAATTTCCCTGACTCCAAGGTCACCCTGGAGCTCCTCAAAGACGGGGTCCCTGTGAAGAAGATAGCCAAGGGTACCAATAATGACGGGGTCTTTTCATGGGTTGTGAGCAAGAAGCTCCAGCCCGCAGAAGGCTACAAGGTGAGGGTCTCAGGAAAGAACGTCTCCGACTCATCAGAGGAAGAGCTGCGCATCATTGCTCCCACGGTCATCTCACCTGCCAAGGGGGCCTTGATGGAGAAATCTGCCCCACAAAACATAGTGTGGGATCCCGAGAGCTTCTGTGGACCCGAGGTGGACATCCTGCTTCTTAAGGGCAACAAGACCGTGATGAGCATTGCATCCATGGCACCCAATACAGGCACTTACCAATGGGAAATTCCCTCTGAGCTCAAGCCAAGCCCCAGGTACCGCATCAAGATAGAATCCGTCTCCAACAAGGGCTGTTTCGGTTATTCGGAGGGATACTTCTCCACACAGTGA
- a CDS encoding thiamine pyrophosphate-dependent enzyme, which produces MARRQREVLMGNEAIALGLLEGGCQVITGYPGTPSSEILPAALKMSRKWEVPLYAEWSINEKVAFDQAFAAAMVGKRAACCMKQVGLNVACDSLMSSAYTGVEGGFLVVSCDDPGPHSSQTEQDSRRMAWIAKVPVLDPSCPQEARTLARRGLEISERFNIPVMLRSVTRLSHGRQDMKVGSLAPSLRPNKASFKRNPSRWAATPRFRFLLHKELNQKLRRLEAVSEGMTRLRGALKADARIPLGILAGGVPALVAMELLEEEGLHEIPLLVVNMPFPFPRKKAGEFLESCEKVLVLEEPDSFLEVQLPDKTRVMGRSTGHVPSEGELLPEIIWEVMERALGEVKGKPGSRTRARQRTLLDRALEEAQLPGRRPTLCAGCPHRASFYAIRRAFPKAIYPSDIGCYTLGSNLGGVDTVLDMGSGITLASGIYQAFSLDNQEQPIVATMGDSTFYHSGISALVNAVHNRARFVLVILDNQVTAMTGMQSTPAWNQRADGSPGNPVPLERLVAGCGVDFVQVCDPYDVKAMVKALKGAWERSASEQAGVSVVIARHPCVLHQGKRALSGATPPLVTERCKACRHCLEAFECPALAWDESKGQVVVLESLCVGCGVCVLVCPRGAIKPKEEVAL; this is translated from the coding sequence ATGGCCCGTAGGCAAAGGGAAGTGCTCATGGGCAACGAGGCCATAGCATTGGGGCTTTTGGAAGGAGGTTGCCAGGTGATAACCGGTTATCCGGGCACCCCCAGCTCGGAGATCCTTCCTGCAGCCCTGAAGATGAGCCGCAAGTGGGAGGTACCCCTTTACGCCGAGTGGTCCATCAATGAAAAGGTGGCCTTTGACCAGGCCTTTGCAGCGGCCATGGTGGGCAAGAGGGCCGCCTGCTGCATGAAACAGGTGGGCCTGAACGTGGCTTGCGATTCCCTCATGAGTTCGGCCTATACAGGAGTTGAAGGGGGGTTTCTGGTGGTTTCGTGCGATGACCCTGGCCCCCACTCTTCACAGACAGAACAAGATTCCCGGCGCATGGCCTGGATTGCTAAGGTGCCGGTTCTGGATCCCTCCTGCCCCCAGGAGGCCAGGACTCTGGCCCGAAGAGGCCTGGAGATCTCAGAAAGGTTCAACATACCGGTCATGCTTCGCTCTGTGACCAGATTGAGCCACGGCAGACAAGACATGAAGGTGGGCTCCCTTGCTCCCAGCTTGCGCCCCAACAAGGCCTCTTTCAAGAGAAATCCTTCCCGCTGGGCTGCCACTCCCAGGTTCAGGTTCCTGCTTCACAAGGAGCTGAACCAAAAGCTCAGGAGGCTGGAGGCAGTCTCAGAGGGAATGACCAGGCTCAGGGGCGCCCTCAAAGCAGATGCCCGGATCCCGTTGGGAATCCTGGCCGGGGGGGTGCCCGCTTTGGTGGCCATGGAACTTCTGGAAGAGGAAGGTCTCCATGAGATCCCCTTGCTGGTTGTGAACATGCCATTCCCCTTTCCCAGGAAAAAGGCCGGGGAGTTTCTTGAGTCCTGTGAAAAAGTCCTTGTACTGGAAGAGCCGGATTCTTTCCTGGAGGTTCAGCTCCCTGACAAGACTCGGGTCATGGGCCGAAGCACAGGCCATGTGCCCTCAGAGGGGGAGCTTCTTCCAGAGATCATCTGGGAGGTCATGGAAAGAGCCCTTGGAGAGGTTAAGGGAAAGCCAGGTTCCAGAACAAGAGCCAGGCAAAGGACCCTCCTGGACAGGGCCCTCGAGGAGGCCCAGTTGCCTGGACGAAGGCCCACCTTGTGCGCAGGGTGTCCCCACAGGGCATCTTTTTACGCCATTCGGAGGGCTTTTCCCAAGGCCATTTATCCAAGCGACATAGGCTGTTACACCTTGGGATCAAACCTGGGTGGTGTGGACACGGTCCTGGACATGGGCTCTGGCATCACCCTGGCCAGCGGCATTTACCAGGCCTTCAGCCTGGACAATCAGGAACAGCCCATAGTGGCCACCATGGGGGATTCCACCTTCTATCACTCGGGCATATCAGCATTGGTCAATGCCGTTCACAACCGGGCCCGTTTCGTGCTGGTGATCCTGGACAACCAGGTGACGGCCATGACCGGCATGCAATCCACTCCGGCCTGGAATCAAAGGGCCGACGGCTCGCCCGGGAACCCTGTGCCCTTGGAAAGGCTGGTGGCAGGCTGCGGGGTGGATTTCGTGCAGGTGTGCGATCCCTATGATGTCAAGGCCATGGTAAAGGCCCTCAAGGGAGCATGGGAGAGGTCTGCTTCTGAGCAGGCAGGGGTCTCGGTGGTCATAGCCAGGCACCCATGTGTGCTCCACCAGGGGAAAAGAGCATTGAGCGGCGCCACACCCCCTTTGGTTACTGAGCGCTGCAAGGCCTGCCGTCACTGCCTGGAGGCCTTCGAGTGTCCGGCCCTGGCATGGGATGAGTCCAAAGGTCAGGTTGTGGTGCTGGAGAGCCTCTGTGTGGGCTGCGGGGTGTGTGTGCTTGTGTGCCCGCGTGGTGCAATAAAGCCAAAAGAGGAGGTGGCCCTTTGA
- a CDS encoding TrpB-like pyridoxal phosphate-dependent enzyme, whose product MEGAKKILLQEADIPRQWYNILPDLPRGLQPPLHPATGQPVGPEDMAPIFPMNLLEQEMSQDRWINIPEPVLEKYLLWRPTPLVRAKALEDHLQTPAKIYFKNEGVSPPGSHKPNTAVPQAYYNKVAGVKRLTTETGAGQWGSALSFACKLFGLECKVFMVRISYEQKPYRRIMMQTWGANCTPSPSQETEAGRKILAQNPNSPGSLGIAISEAVEAAVSRDDTKYSLGSVLNHVLLHQTIIGLEAKKQMAQVGDYPDVVIGCAGGGSNFAGLALPFVADKINGKQVQVYAVEPASCPTMTRGPFAYDFGDTVGMTPLLPMHTLGHTFVPEPIHAGGLRYHGMAPIVSQLVMDGLVTPVAVPQMETFRAGITFAQSEGFISAPETAHAIAVVIREALKAKEEGRQKVILFNWSGHGLVDLGAYSAFMEGKLADHDLPEEEIERALKDISALPKPKV is encoded by the coding sequence ATGGAGGGAGCCAAGAAGATCCTGCTTCAGGAGGCGGACATCCCCAGGCAGTGGTACAACATTCTGCCAGATCTTCCCAGGGGACTTCAGCCCCCGCTGCACCCGGCCACCGGGCAGCCGGTGGGCCCTGAGGACATGGCCCCTATTTTCCCCATGAACCTCTTGGAGCAGGAGATGAGCCAGGATCGCTGGATCAACATCCCTGAGCCGGTGCTGGAGAAATATCTGCTTTGGAGGCCAACCCCGCTTGTGCGAGCAAAGGCCCTGGAAGACCACCTGCAGACTCCTGCCAAGATTTACTTCAAGAACGAGGGAGTCAGCCCCCCCGGCAGCCACAAACCCAACACAGCGGTGCCTCAGGCCTATTACAACAAGGTGGCTGGTGTGAAGAGGCTCACTACCGAGACCGGGGCAGGCCAGTGGGGAAGCGCCCTTAGCTTTGCCTGCAAGCTTTTCGGCCTGGAGTGCAAGGTTTTCATGGTGCGCATTTCCTACGAGCAGAAACCTTACAGAAGAATAATGATGCAGACCTGGGGTGCCAATTGCACCCCCAGTCCAAGCCAGGAGACCGAGGCGGGCAGGAAGATCCTGGCTCAAAACCCCAACTCCCCAGGCAGCCTGGGCATTGCCATAAGCGAGGCCGTGGAGGCCGCCGTCAGCCGGGATGATACCAAGTACTCCCTGGGTAGTGTTTTGAACCACGTTCTGCTTCACCAGACCATAATAGGCCTGGAAGCCAAGAAACAGATGGCCCAGGTGGGGGACTATCCCGATGTGGTTATCGGGTGTGCAGGAGGTGGAAGCAACTTCGCAGGCCTGGCCTTGCCCTTCGTGGCCGACAAGATAAATGGTAAGCAGGTGCAGGTCTACGCAGTGGAACCGGCATCCTGTCCCACCATGACAAGGGGGCCCTTTGCCTATGATTTTGGAGACACAGTGGGCATGACTCCCCTTCTTCCCATGCACACCTTGGGACACACCTTTGTGCCCGAGCCCATCCATGCAGGGGGGCTGCGCTATCATGGCATGGCTCCCATAGTAAGTCAGCTGGTCATGGATGGGCTGGTCACGCCAGTGGCGGTGCCCCAGATGGAAACCTTCAGGGCAGGCATCACCTTTGCCCAGTCAGAGGGCTTCATCAGCGCTCCTGAGACGGCCCATGCCATAGCCGTGGTCATAAGGGAGGCTCTCAAGGCCAAGGAGGAAGGCCGCCAGAAGGTGATCCTTTTCAACTGGAGCGGCCACGGGCTGGTGGATCTGGGGGCATACTCGGCCTTTATGGAGGGGAAGCTGGCGGACCACGATCTGCCCGAAGAGGAGATCGAACGGGCCCTCAAGGATATCTCGGCCTTGCCAAAACCCAAAGTCTGA